The nucleotide window TCCGCTACTTAGAAAATATGTGAAGGCAGGCTGGTTAGGTAAGAAGTCAGGCCGTGGTTTTTATACGTACGAATAAGACATCAGAGAAGAGTACCCAAGGGGGAGTTACTATGGAGCTGCGTTTTACAGAGGAGCAGGAAATGATGCGAAAAATGGTACGGGATTTTGCTCAAGCTGAGGTTGCCCCATTTGTTAATAGAATGGAAGAAAACGATGAGTTTCCTAGAGATATTCTAAATAAGATGGCCCAGTTAGGTTTAATGGGAATCACCATTCCGGAGACATACGGTGGTGCCGGTATGGATTATACATCCTATATCATTGCCATCCATGAGCTTTCAAAGGTAAGCGCCACCATCGGGGTTATTTTATCTGTCCATACATCTGTTGGTACAAATCCGATTCTATATTTTGGTAACGATGAACAAAAGAAAAAGTACGTACCAAAGCTTGCTGCTGGGGAATATTTGGGGGCTTTTGCGTTAACAGAACCTGGTGCAGGTTCGGATGCATCTAATATAAAAACTCGAGCAGTTAAACAAAATGATTACTATCTTTTAAATGGCTCAAAGATTTTCATTACAAACGGCGGTGAGGCTGATACGTATATTGTATTTGCGGTTACCGACTCCGAACAAGGCAGCAAGGGAATCTCAGCTTTTATCGTAGAAAAAGATACAGAAGGTTTAATTATTGGGAAAAATGAACATAAAATGGGGCTCCATGGATCCAAAACCGTGCAGCTAATATTTGAGGATTGTAAAGTGCCAGTTGCAAATTTGCTTGGTAAAGAAGGCGAGGGTTTCAAAATTGCGCTAAGTAACCTTGAAATGGGCCGAATCGGCATTGCCGCTCAAGCGTTAGGGATAGCCGATGCAGCTTTCGATGCCGCGGTAAGCTATGCGAAGGATCGAAAGCAATTTGGAAAACCGATTGCCTTGCAACAAGGTGTGGGATTTAAGCTTGCTGACATGGCTACGGCAGTCGAGGCAGCTAAACTATTAGTCTACCGTGCAGCATTCTTGAAACAAAGTAATCTTCCATGTAGAAAAGAAGCCGCAATGGCCAAACTTTTTGCATCAAAAACTGCTGTTGAGGTATCAACCGAGGCCGTCCAAGTATATGGGGGCTACGGCTACACAAAAGAATATCCTGTAGAACGCTACTTCCGCGACGCAAAAATATGTGAAATATACGAAGGCACAAGCGAAATCCAGCGTATTGTAATAAGCCGCAGCTTGTAAGTGGAAAAGAGAAAAAAAGAAATGAGATAAAAGCAAGAAAAAGGACAAAAGAAAAAGACAAAAGAAAAAGTCAAAAGAAAAAGAAAGAAAAGAAAAGAAAAAAAGAAAAGAAAAAAAGAAAAGAAAAAAAGAAAAGGTGCCTGTCACTTGTCGAAATTTGTCGAATTCAAAAGTTATAATTTTGTATATAAAGTGATTGTATTAGCGGTTGGATAGAACTGATTCGACAAATTCTGACAAGTGACAGGCACCATAAGAAAACAGGCACCATAAGAAATGGGGGATACTGATATGAATTTTTTATTGTCTGAAGAGCATGAAATGTTACGTAAAATGGTTCGCGATTTTGCAAATGATATGGTGGCTCCTACAGCAGCTGAACGTGATGAGGAAGAACGATTCGATCGTGAGATTTTCGATAAAATGGCAGAGCTTGGATTGACGGGAATTCCATGGCCAGAGGAATATGGTGGCAGTGGTTTTGATTATTTAGCATATGTAATTGCTGTAGAGGAGCTTTCGCGTGTATGTGCATCCACAGGTGTTACTCTATCAGCACACGTATCATTAGCAGGTTGGCCGATTTATAAATTTGGGTCTGAAGAGCAGAAACAAAAATATTTACGACCAATGGCAGAAGGTAAAAAAATTGGTGCTTATGGTTTAACAGAACCGAATTCAGGATCTGACGCAGGTGCGATGAAAACAACTGCCAAATTAGATGGAGATCACTATGTTTTAAATGGTTCCAAAATCTTTATTACTAACGGCGGCATTGCCGATACGTATGTAGTGTTCGCTGTAACAGATCATGAGCAAAAACAAAAAGGTGTTAGTGCGTTTATTATCGAAAAAGACTTCCCAGGATTTTCAGTTGGTAAAAAGGAAAAGAAACTGGGTATTCGTTCATCACCTACAACTGAAATTATCTTCCAAGACTGCATTGTGCCGAAGGAAAATCTTTTAGGCAAAGAAGGGGAAGGCTTTAAAATTGCAATGATGACGCTAGATGGCGGTCGGAACGGTATTGCGGCCCAAGCGGTAGGAATTGCTCAAGGCGCTCTTGATGCTGCTGTTGCGTATGCAAAGGAACGTAAGCAATTTGGTAAGCCAATTGCACTGCAACAAGGAATTGGCTTTAAATTAGCAGATATGGCAACTGCTATCGAGGCATCAAGATTGTTAACCTACCAAGCTGCTTGGAAGGAAACAGAAGGTATCCCATACGGGCAAGCATCAGCAATGGCTAAGCTTATGGCAGGCGATACTGCGATGAAAGTTACAACTGAGGCAGTCCAAGTGTTTGGCGGTTATGGTTATACGAAGGAATATCCTGTTGAACGCTTTATGCGTGATGCCAAAATAACTCAAATCTACGAAGGAACGCAGGAAATCCAACGGTTAGTTATCTCAAGGATGTTAATTGCAGATTAAGCGATTTTAGATTGGGTTTTTATAAAACACAGCTTTTTATTAACTTGCTTTTTTTGATATGTGGTCTGAGACCTTTTGATCGTGCCCGAAAACAAGTTGAAGTGCCGGATAAGGTAACGAAAAAGTCGTAATCGTGCCCGAAACCAAGCGAAAGTGCCTTATAAGGTAACGAAAAAGCCCTAATCGTGCCCGAAACCAAGCGAAATTGCCAGATAAGGTAACGAAAAAGTCGTAATCGTGCCCGCAACCGAGCGAAAGAGCCGGATAAGGTAACGAAAGAGTCGTAATCGTACCCGAAACCAAGCGAAAGAGCCGTATAAGGTAACGAAAAAGCCATAATCGTGCCCGAAACCGGGCCGAAGAGCCGTATAAGGTAACGAAAGAGCCCTAATCGTGCCCGAAACCAAGCGAAAGAGCCGGATAAGGTAACGAAAAAGCCAAAATCGTGCCCGAAACCAAGCGAAAGAGCCGGATAAGGTAACGAAAAAGCCCTAATCGTGCCCGAAACCAAGCGAAAGAGCCGAATAAGGTAACGAAAGAGTCATATTCGTGCCCGAAACCAAGCGAAAGAGCCTGATAAGGTAACGAAAGAGTCGTAATCGTACCCGAAACCAAGCGAAAGAGCCGGATAAGGTAACGAAAGAGCCATAATCGTGCCCGCAACCAAGCGAAAATGCCAGAAACGGTAACGAAAGTTCCTGGTTCATGCCCTATATCGCACCTAACATCCCAAACTAGTACCGAACGAAGGCAACAACCATGCCTATTTAAAGCTTACTAGTCCGAACCACCAACAATTACTCTGCAACCATAGAGATTTAATGGAATGACCGGTTAGAATGGGATAAAATAGATATAAAGTTTAATAGGTATCGGAGGTTGGCGTTCAAGCTAGCTTCCTTCTTCTAAAGTGGGGGATAGGATAGATATGAATAAACGTGAAGTACCAGCTTCGGTGAAAGACGAAAAATTAATTCAGAAACGAAGAGATCAAATGATAAAAGGTGCGGTAGAGCTTTTTATAAAAAAAGGATTTCACCGCAGCACAACAAGAGAAATTGCTAAAGCTGCAGGTTTTAGCATTGGCACTTTATATGAGTACATTCGCAAAAAAGAAGATGTGTTGTATTTAGTTTGCGATTCTATATATGATCAAGTTCAACAAAAAATGCAGGAAGTAATCGATACGGACCAAGGTGATATTGAAAGCCTTAAGTCAGCTGTCATTTCGTATTTTAATCTAATGGATGAAATGCAAGATGAGGTTTTAGTTATGTATCAGGAGGCGAAATCGCTAACGAAAGATGCGCTTCCATATGTGCTGAAAAAGGAAATTGAAATGGTTGAGATGTTTGAAAAAGTTATACATGGTTGCGTGCGTAATAATGAAGTGGAATTAAGTGAACAGGAAATTAAACTTATTGCCCATAATATTTTTGTTCAAGGTCAAATGTGGGGCTTTCGCCGTTGGGCACTAGGAAGGCTCTATACACTGGAAGAATATACAGAGCTGCAAATAAATTACCTGTTAAATGGTATAAATAAAGGCGGTCAATAAAGAAACACTTGCATCATGTTAAAACCTGTGACCCACCAAAGGTGCCATTATGGACAATTGATATTTTTCCAGGGAAAAGTGAATAAGGAATTGATTTAAGGGGGAGTTGAAAGTGAGTAGGGTTGAAGTGTATCGTCCAAAAAATCATGTTCGCTTTGTTACGGCATCAAGTCTTTTTGATGGTCATGATGCATCCATCAATATTATGAGAAGAATTATTCAATCCAATGGGGCGGAGGTCATTCATTTAGGCCATAATCGTTCAGTTGAAGAAGTTGTGAATGCAGCAATACAAGAGGACGTACAAGGCATTGCAATGTCCTCCTATCAAGGGGGCCATGTTGAATATTTTAAATATATGTATGATCTCTTGCAGGAAAAAGGTGCATCACATATTCGGATTTACTGTGGCGGTGGAGGGGTCATTATTCCCCGTGAAATTAAAGAGCTCCATCAATATGGAATTGCCCGTGTGTTCTCACCTGATGATGGTCGCGAAATGGGACTTCAAGGGATGATTAATTTAATGGTTAAGGAATGCGATTTTCCAACGGTTACTATGCTACAGGATGAAGAACTAGCTACATTAAAAACCGGGGACCATAAAACGATTGCTAAATTTATAACCCTAGCGGAAAATACACTTACATCAAACAGTGAAGCAGCAGCATCTGCACAAGCGCTTCTTACTAAAGTAAAGGAATTGGAAAACGAAGTTCCGGTTGTTGGGATTACAGGAACAGGCGGAGCGGGGAAAAGTTCCTTAACCGATGAATTAATTCGCCGTTTTTTAAGTGAAATTCCTGAAAAAAAGATAGCAATTTTATCGGTAGATCCAACAAAGCAGAAAACAGGCGGCGCACTGTTAGGCGACCGCATCCGCATGAATTCCATATTCAACCCCCGTGTATATATGCGTAGCTTAGCAACTCGCGGCTCAAAATCAGAGCTTTCACTAGCGATTAAAGAGGCAATTCAAGTTGTAAAAGCTGCGGGCTTTGATTTAATTATCGTTGAAACAAGTGGTATTGGCCAAGGCGATGCAGAAATTACCGAGATTACGAATATATCGATGTATGTGATGACGAGTGAATTCGGGGCGCCGTCACAGCTCGAAAAAATTGACATGATAGATTATGCAGATTTAATTGTAATCAATAAATTTGAGCGCAAAGGATCTGAAGATGCACTTACACAAGTGCGCAAGCAGTATCAACGCAGTCATCAATTATTTGATCAAGAGCTAGAGCAAATGCCTGTATACGGTACAATTGCAAGCCAATTTAATGACGAAGGTACAAATACAGTATTTGTTGCACTTTTAGAAACGATTAATCAAAAATCAGGCAAGAATTGGTCAACCAAACTTCAGAAAACAAATGAAGTTGTTAAACAAAATATCATTATTCCAAATAACCGCCGTCATTATTTACGAGAAATTGCAGATACCGTACGGAACTATCATAAAACTGCAGATGAGCAAGTTAAGGTGGCTCGTCAGCTATTCCAGCTCAACGGAACCATTGAAACCTTGAATGTGAGCGACTCAAATGCTGAGATTGTCCAGTCTTTGAAAGCGCTTAAAGTGTCAATTGAAGAAAAGTTAACGCCGCAATCAAAGAAAATTTTAAAAGAATGGCCAGAGCGTATAAAGCAATACAGTGGCAAAGAATTTGTCACGAAGGTTCGCGATAAAGAGATTCGTACGGAGCTAACGACAAGAAGCCTTTCTGGACTTGATATCCCGAAGGTCCTGTTGCCTAAATTCGAAGATTGGGGCGAAATTTTGCGCTGGGTATATAAAGAAAATACACCGGGCTTTTTCCCATATACAGCGGGAGTGTTTCCATTTAAACGAAAGGGCGAGGATCCGAAGCGCCAGTTTGCTGGTGAAGGTACACCAGAACGGACGAACCGCCGTTTTCATTACTTATCTAAAGATGATAACGCAAAACGTTTAAGTACGGCGTTTGATTCGGTGACACTATATGGTGAGGATCCGGATTACCGTCCTGACATTTATGGGAAGGTTGGGGAAAGCGGCGTTAATGTATGTACACTTGAGGATATGAAAAAGCTTTATGATGGCTTTGATTTATGTGCCCCATCAACTTCTGTTTCAATGACAATCAATGGTCCGGCGCCTATTATTCTTGCCTTTTTTATGAATACAGCAATTGATCAACAGATTCGTATGTTTGAAGAGGAAAATGGACGAATCCCAACTGTCGAGGAGTTTGCAGCCATTAAGAAAC belongs to Bacillus sp. Marseille-P3661 and includes:
- a CDS encoding acyl-CoA dehydrogenase; this translates as MNFLLSEEHEMLRKMVRDFANDMVAPTAAERDEEERFDREIFDKMAELGLTGIPWPEEYGGSGFDYLAYVIAVEELSRVCASTGVTLSAHVSLAGWPIYKFGSEEQKQKYLRPMAEGKKIGAYGLTEPNSGSDAGAMKTTAKLDGDHYVLNGSKIFITNGGIADTYVVFAVTDHEQKQKGVSAFIIEKDFPGFSVGKKEKKLGIRSSPTTEIIFQDCIVPKENLLGKEGEGFKIAMMTLDGGRNGIAAQAVGIAQGALDAAVAYAKERKQFGKPIALQQGIGFKLADMATAIEASRLLTYQAAWKETEGIPYGQASAMAKLMAGDTAMKVTTEAVQVFGGYGYTKEYPVERFMRDAKITQIYEGTQEIQRLVISRMLIAD
- a CDS encoding acyl-CoA dehydrogenase — encoded protein: MELRFTEEQEMMRKMVRDFAQAEVAPFVNRMEENDEFPRDILNKMAQLGLMGITIPETYGGAGMDYTSYIIAIHELSKVSATIGVILSVHTSVGTNPILYFGNDEQKKKYVPKLAAGEYLGAFALTEPGAGSDASNIKTRAVKQNDYYLLNGSKIFITNGGEADTYIVFAVTDSEQGSKGISAFIVEKDTEGLIIGKNEHKMGLHGSKTVQLIFEDCKVPVANLLGKEGEGFKIALSNLEMGRIGIAAQALGIADAAFDAAVSYAKDRKQFGKPIALQQGVGFKLADMATAVEAAKLLVYRAAFLKQSNLPCRKEAAMAKLFASKTAVEVSTEAVQVYGGYGYTKEYPVERYFRDAKICEIYEGTSEIQRIVISRSL
- a CDS encoding TetR/AcrR family transcriptional regulator, which encodes MNKREVPASVKDEKLIQKRRDQMIKGAVELFIKKGFHRSTTREIAKAAGFSIGTLYEYIRKKEDVLYLVCDSIYDQVQQKMQEVIDTDQGDIESLKSAVISYFNLMDEMQDEVLVMYQEAKSLTKDALPYVLKKEIEMVEMFEKVIHGCVRNNEVELSEQEIKLIAHNIFVQGQMWGFRRWALGRLYTLEEYTELQINYLLNGINKGGQ
- the icmF gene encoding fused isobutyryl-CoA mutase/GTPase IcmF, translating into MSRVEVYRPKNHVRFVTASSLFDGHDASINIMRRIIQSNGAEVIHLGHNRSVEEVVNAAIQEDVQGIAMSSYQGGHVEYFKYMYDLLQEKGASHIRIYCGGGGVIIPREIKELHQYGIARVFSPDDGREMGLQGMINLMVKECDFPTVTMLQDEELATLKTGDHKTIAKFITLAENTLTSNSEAAASAQALLTKVKELENEVPVVGITGTGGAGKSSLTDELIRRFLSEIPEKKIAILSVDPTKQKTGGALLGDRIRMNSIFNPRVYMRSLATRGSKSELSLAIKEAIQVVKAAGFDLIIVETSGIGQGDAEITEITNISMYVMTSEFGAPSQLEKIDMIDYADLIVINKFERKGSEDALTQVRKQYQRSHQLFDQELEQMPVYGTIASQFNDEGTNTVFVALLETINQKSGKNWSTKLQKTNEVVKQNIIIPNNRRHYLREIADTVRNYHKTADEQVKVARQLFQLNGTIETLNVSDSNAEIVQSLKALKVSIEEKLTPQSKKILKEWPERIKQYSGKEFVTKVRDKEIRTELTTRSLSGLDIPKVLLPKFEDWGEILRWVYKENTPGFFPYTAGVFPFKRKGEDPKRQFAGEGTPERTNRRFHYLSKDDNAKRLSTAFDSVTLYGEDPDYRPDIYGKVGESGVNVCTLEDMKKLYDGFDLCAPSTSVSMTINGPAPIILAFFMNTAIDQQIRMFEEENGRIPTVEEFAAIKKRTLQTVRGTVQADILKEDQGQNTCIFSTEFALRMMGDIQQYFIDHKVRNYYSVSISGYHIAEAGANPISQLAFTLANGFTYVEYYLSRGMAIDDFAPNLSFFFSNGLDPEYTVLGRVARRIWAVVMKNKYGANERSQKLKYHIQTSGRSLHAQEIDFNDIRTTLQALLAIMDNCNSLHTNAYDEAITTPTEESVRRAMAIQMIITKEFGLTKNENPMQGSFITEELTDLVEEAVLQEFERINDRGGVLGAMETQYQRSKIQEESMFYEMKKHTGELPIIGVNTYLNPNPPSEEEMNSIQLARSSKEEKEQQIHNLRAFQAQHADVVEAALNSLKEVAISGGNIFAELMETVKVASLGQITNALYEVGGQYRRNM